The following coding sequences are from one Rhipicephalus microplus isolate Deutch F79 chromosome 3, USDA_Rmic, whole genome shotgun sequence window:
- the LOC119159955 gene encoding monocarboxylate transporter 12-like isoform X1, whose translation MCCDLRSTMAGRGSTLTATELTRRPVPMDRCWSVPFASALSAFLLVLNSSCYGFLYVLFMKKYGINHAEAAWPASALVIAGSSVCLVVSALQDRLSVFHITLVGGLLASLGLIASTFTPTIAWMTFTFGVLHGAGIGTALLGFSLYILLYFDKYSGTAFAVMWVFRAVSGMAGTQLLWHLANAYGVEGCLLITGGLLLHVVPFTMLIKSPSPTRLFWCASAKHREKNTYNPVAQNLSSKANQVTSTCSQVLPDTPSSTHHPSPPTSSFASVIASMRTWSFYVALFYSAMCEYLFVTFNATVVAYGVDKGCSLVDSKQLVTYNSMGLLVGRVVIPFTTEKLRYRHCPGVVASFLAAAICFIVLTQVSTYAGLVAAATAMGVAQGYVLCMKSVIVADFVGLECFTFCCGVGGILSIPLWLSGPSIIGFFRDKNGSYDYLYAMLAILCLLHAILLGLLTWRKAICRRQRLDSPFLKEGVSELQDLKKTSMV comes from the exons ACCTGCGCAGCACAATGGCAGGACGCGGCTCCACATTGACCGCAACGGAACTCACACGGCGGCCTGTACCCATGGACAGATGCTGGAGCGTACCGTTCGCGTCGGCGCTGTCGGCCTTCCTGTTGGTCCTGAACAGCTCGTGCTACGGCTTCCTGTACGTGCTCTTCATGAAAAAGTATGGGATCAACCATGCGGAAGCTGCCTGGCCCGCAAGTGCTCTGGTCATCGCTGGAAGCTCAGTGT gTCTCGTCGTCAGTGCGTTGCAAGACAGACTGTCTGTATTTCACATCACACTAGTCGGGGGACTCCTGGCTTCGCTTGGTCTCATCGCTTCCACCTTCACTCCTACCATTGCATGGATGACTTTTACATTCGGTGTTCTCCACG GAGCCGGAATCGGCACAGCCCTCCTTGGTTTCAGTTTGTACATCCTTTTATACTTCGACAAGTATAGCGGCACCGCATTCGCTGTCATGTGGGTATTCAGAGCAGTTTCCGGTATGGCCGGCACTCAACTACTATGGCACTTGGCGAATGCATATGGCGTTGAAGGATGTCTCCTGATTACCGGTGGTCTGCTGCTGCACGTCGTACCATTCACTATGCTCATCAAGTCTCCCAGCCCAACCCGGCTTTTTTGGTGCGCCTCTGCAAAACACCGGGAGAAAAACACATATAACCCGGTTGCGCAAAACCTTTCAAGCAAAGCTAACCAAGTGACATCGACATGTTCTCAAGTTTTACCAGACACACCGTCGTCTACTCACCACCCGTCTCCTCCTACCAGCTCGTTTGCAAGTGTCATTGCAAGCATGCGCACCTGGTCTTTCTACGTAGCTCTGTTTTACTCTGCCATGTGTGAATACTTATTTGTGACCTTCAACGCTACAGTGGTCGCCTACGGTGTTGACAAAGGTTGTTCACTCGTAGATAGCAAACAACTCGTCACCTATAACTCCATGGGACTTCTCGTCGGTCGTGTGGTCATTCCTTTCACAACGGAAAAACTTCGCTACCGTCACTGTCCTGGGGTCGTGGCAAGTTTCTTAGCCGCCGCAATTTGCTTCATCGTGCTAACACAGGTGTCAACGTACGCTGGTCTGGTCGCCGCGGCAACGGCAATGGGAGTCGCGCAAGGTTACGTGTTGTGCATGAAGTCGGTCATTGTCGCAGACTTTGTAGGCCTGGAATGCTTCACCTTCTGTTGTGGTGTGGGAGGAATTCTGTCAATACCGCTGTGGCTCTCCGGACCATCCATAATCG GTTTCTTTCGAGACAAGAACGGATCTTACGATTACCTTTACGCCATGCTCGCCATCCTGTGCCTGCTTCATGCAATTCTTCTTGGGTTACTTACTTGGCGGAAAGCGATTTGCAGAAGACAGCGACTGGATTCCCCGTTCCTCAAAGAGGGTGTGTCGGAGCTGCAAGATTTGAAAAAAACGTCCATGGTGTAA
- the LOC119159955 gene encoding monocarboxylate transporter 9-like isoform X2, whose amino-acid sequence MCCDLRSTMAGRGSTLTATELTRRPVPMDRCWSVPFASALSAFLLVLNSSCYGFLYVLFMKKYGINHAEAAWPASALVIAGSSVCLVVSALQDRLSVFHITLVGGLLASLGLIASTFTPTIAWMTFTFGVLHGFFRDKNGSYDYLYAMLAILCLLHAILLGLLTWRKAICRRQRLDSPFLKEGVSELQDLKKTSMV is encoded by the exons ACCTGCGCAGCACAATGGCAGGACGCGGCTCCACATTGACCGCAACGGAACTCACACGGCGGCCTGTACCCATGGACAGATGCTGGAGCGTACCGTTCGCGTCGGCGCTGTCGGCCTTCCTGTTGGTCCTGAACAGCTCGTGCTACGGCTTCCTGTACGTGCTCTTCATGAAAAAGTATGGGATCAACCATGCGGAAGCTGCCTGGCCCGCAAGTGCTCTGGTCATCGCTGGAAGCTCAGTGT gTCTCGTCGTCAGTGCGTTGCAAGACAGACTGTCTGTATTTCACATCACACTAGTCGGGGGACTCCTGGCTTCGCTTGGTCTCATCGCTTCCACCTTCACTCCTACCATTGCATGGATGACTTTTACATTCGGTGTTCTCCACG GTTTCTTTCGAGACAAGAACGGATCTTACGATTACCTTTACGCCATGCTCGCCATCCTGTGCCTGCTTCATGCAATTCTTCTTGGGTTACTTACTTGGCGGAAAGCGATTTGCAGAAGACAGCGACTGGATTCCCCGTTCCTCAAAGAGGGTGTGTCGGAGCTGCAAGATTTGAAAAAAACGTCCATGGTGTAA